The following is a genomic window from Hymenobacter chitinivorans DSM 11115.
GCTGCTACCTCGAAGGGTACTGTTGGGTACTACTACGGCCCGGCTAATGAGCTGGAGCCCCAAACGGCAACGACTCAGTACCCGTTTAGCTTGCAGCAGGAATACTCCGGCCCTTTGGGAGGTGTCAAGCGGAGCGCAGGGCCCGGTGATGCTTTCCGGATAGGCTCTGGTCATGAATTGCGCAGCCGCAGCTTTCCCTTGCTCAATGAGTTAGAGCACTATCTAAGCCTGCGGCCCCATTTCGTGGATGCCACATCTGCCACTACTGCCCTCTACAACCACGGCGTGAAGCAGGTCAGCGTTAATCCGGATGGGATTGAAAGTATTGCCTTTGCCGATCAGGATGGCAAACTGCTGGCTTCCTGTCTGAGCGGGAAGGATTATCCCGGATTAACACTCCGCTTCGCACTCGATGCGAATACGCAGAACACCAACGGCTTACCTCCCTATCAGGATATTCATATCCCGGCGGCTGGTGATGCCGTTGTCACCGTGGGCGGCACAGGGAGTATTCAGATTATAGATCTGGTGACCGAAGCGGTTACTACCTATCCAACCGGGACGGCAACCGCCTTACCAGCCAGTATTAGCCTTGTTCCGGGCTTTTACCGGGTCGTTTCCATTAGCGGGCAGCAGCAGTTGTCTTACTTGGCGCACTACGGTGATTTCAGCTATTCGTACTACGATAATGCTGGCCGGGGCGTCGCCTCGGTAGCATCTCGCGGTGTCGTACTGGCCAGCACTGCTTATCCTTCGTTCGTTACCCGCAATACCTACAGTGGTGCCGGCACCTTGCTGAGCACCGAGAGTACGGACGAAGGGCGCACGGAGTATGTGTACGCCCGGGATGGGCGCATTCGCTTTTCGCAAAGTGCCGTCCAGCATGATAAAGGCCGTTTCTCGTATTCCAACTACGACGAGTTAGGGCGGGTGGTAGAATCGGGTGAGTATACGATGAGTGCCGATGGGCTAGCCGGATTTGTGTTTGAAAGCCAACTCACCGAAACGCCCCGTACCAACAGCGTCCTCACCCTGCTGGAAGACCGAACCCGCACCGGCGGCCTGGATGTGGGCCGTTGCCAGCAGCGCAATGAAATATGGTATGACCTGGCCGACGAAACACTGGCCGGTCCGGCCCAGGAGTTTGTGCTCGGCGCAGTAGCCAAGACCCGGAACGAAACTAACGTCACGTGGTACAGCTACGACGAACTGGGCCGCATAACCAGGATGGTGCAGCAGGCTGGGGGCCTAGGCAAGAAAACCGTGGAGTATACCTACGATTTCACGGGCAACGTGCTGAAGGTTGCCTACCAAAAAGAGCAGCCGGACGCCTTCTACCACTACTACGAGTACGACAAGGACCAGCGCCTGAACCGGGTCTATACCAGCCGGAATGACCTGACCCGGACCCTGCAGGCCCAGTACTACTACTACCTGCACGGCTCCCTTAAGCGCGTAGAGCTGGCCGGCCGCCTGCAGGGCATCGACTACGCCTACACGGTACAAGGCTGGCTGAAAAGCATCAACAACGTGGAGAAGCGCCTTGACCCGGGACAGGATAACCTGAAAGCCAACGGAGTGCTGAAAGATCTGTTCGGCTTGCGCCTGGACTACTTCAATGGCGACTACAGCAGCCGTCAGCTCACGGCGCCCAACCTGGCTACTCCCGCCAATTCGAGTAACATACGCTACGATGGCACCGTGCGCGCCAGTACCTGGCAAACCGCTGCTGCGCCCACCATCCACGGCTACACTTATGCCTATGATGCCAAAGGCCAACTGCTGCAGTCAACCTACGGGCAGCTAGCGGCAAACACCCTGAGCCAGCTGCCGCAATTTGCGGAAGGCAACTTGAGCTACGACGCCCACGGCAACATTGAGCGCCTGGTGCGCACCAACGACAAAGGTACCGTCAGTGACAATTTCAAGTACCAGTACCTCGCCGGGACCAATAAGCTGCAGGCCGTAAACACGCCGGAAGGCGCGAAAGTGCTGAGCTACGATTACGACCTCAACGGGCAGATGAAGTGGGAGGCTGAGGAAGGTAAGGGCACGAAGTACATGCGCTACGATGTAACGGGCAAAGTAAGCGGCGTGTATCGGAATGCGGACCTTACCAACCCAATTGCCACCTACGCCTACGACGACCGGGGCTTCCGCAATAGCAAAGTGGCCTACAACGCTTCTGGCGTTGTGCAAAACACCACGTATTACGTCACCGATGCCGCCGGCAACGTGCTTAGTGTGTACGAGCAAGCCCCGGGCAAGGAGTTGCAGCTGGCAGAAATTCCACTATATGGCTCCAGTCGGCTAGGTACCATCACCCGCCTCGATGATGAAGCAGGTACCTTGGAGCCCCGCTATGAGCTAAATGACCAACTTGGTAATGCTCGGGTGGTATTTCGCAAGCCAACCTCCACCAAGTACCTGGCAACGGTAAATGCGAACCTGGCCACCGAGGAAGAGAAGGACTTTGAGAACCTGCCTGCTACGCGTTACGCGGATATAGCCCGAGCCTACGATGGCGCCCACGTTGCTGCTCTCTTTACGCCAGGACAGGGTCCTAAAAAGACGCTGACGGTTGAGAAAGGAGACACGATTACCTTCTCGGCTCAAGCTTTATACTATTCGCCGACCGGCGGCCGAGCTTCTGCAACGGCGAGCAACGGCTTGCGGATTATGCCTCTCATAACCAGCGGCGCCACCCTGGCCCCGTTACCCGGCCAATCGACGACTCCCGGCACGGAGCGTAGTTCGACTAAGCCTTCTTTCCTGAGCCGTTTATCTTTCGGGATAAGCCTGACTATGTTTGGCGGGAAAGAGCAGCCGTTACCTAACTCTACAACTGGCGCTCCGGAAATACTGATTCGCTACCGTTTTTACAACAGCAACAACGAGCTGAAAGCCCAAGGGGTAGAGCCGTTCAGTGGCAGCCCGGAAGCCTGGCAAAAGCTGGAGCTAGGCTTCCGCGCCCCGGAAGCTGGCCGAATCGAGCTGACGACGGAGAACATAGGCTTAGACTATACCTGCTACTTCGACCACATCGAAGTTGACCATACCAACAGCACCATTGTGCAGGAGCAGCACCAGTATGCGTTTGGCTCCCCGCTCACCGGCCTCAACTATGTGGTAGGCAACAAGCGCTACCGTCACGGCTACCAGGGCCAGTACGCCGAGCAAGACGAAGAAACCGGCTACGACAGCTTCGAACTGCGCCTCTACAATAGCCGCATCGGCCGCTGGACGGCCCCTGATCCTTACGGACAGTTCTTTTCGCCTTATGTGGGCATGGGGAATGATCCTATAAATAGTGTAGATACAAATGGAGGATTTAGCGGACCAGGAGACCCATCCCATATAGTTGGAAATCTATTGGGAGAAGTGCATGTAACTCATTACGCTTCTATGGCTCCTAATATTGTTAGCGCCATGCAGGGTAGCGTTAGCGCTTGGATGGCAACCCAACCTCCTACAACTCTTCCAGCATATGTAACAGCGCCAACTTCAGGATGGGCACCAGGGACATGGCCACCTCGCCCTGCCGGAATGTCTCCGGATGGTATAGAGCCAGTTTTCTGGGAGCACAACTTTATGCCTGGTCCCCCAATCGGGCGATTAGCAGAGCGCGGACTTAGCTTAGGAGTAGCAGCATTAGAAAGAGCTGCTTTGCGAAGGGCAAGTAGAGCTTTAGTGCCCATGGCTGAAGAAACTTTTGAACAAGCATTATTCAAGGGGGTTGAATATATAGGAAAAGTTGAAGTATATGGGACAAAAGGATTGGTTGGCGAGACCTTTAATAGGAATATTTTCTATTTAAAATCAGCCCAACCCTCATTCGGTGGTGTTCGGTCTTTATTAGGAGCGATGGAGAAAGAAGCAGTAGAAGCAGGGGCTAAAAAAATATCTATTTATGGTGCTTCAGTAATAAATTCTAAAATCATTAATCCTAAGCTGGCTGCTGCTCTCGGATATACTCTTGAAGAGTCGGGTCAAGGAGTTATCTTGCAAAAAGTTTTAAAGCCTTAGTAATGGATTCAAAATTAAACTCTGCAACAGTACTATCAATCTTTAAAAGGAAAGGGAGTGAAGGATTGTATACTAGGGTGATTTCCAGTAATAACAAGCATGATATAGATTTTATTAGACCATTTTTGAACGATAATGAAGAAGGTCTAATAATTTTTTTAAAAGACAATTTAAATTGGACTATTTTGACAAACGACAGAATAATAAGTGCAAATAAAGGTTTTGAAATAGTGATTAAAATTGCTGATATAGTTGATGTTGATATGGCTTTAAAGGAAGAGTTTTTACATGGGGTAAGGGATAAAAATTTATTTACAAGAGTGGCTATTATTGATATAAATAAAGCCGCGAAGATAATAAAATTTGAAGCTGGATTGCCTTATTATGGTTTTGTTCAAGTCTTGCATTTTTTATCTAGGAGAAATAGGGATAGTCTTAATCTGTAAGAAATAAATTCTGGTGAATTAACATAAAGTATAACGCTTCACTTCTTTAGCCTTGACAAAGTTTAACTTCATTTTAAGTATAGTTTCCTCTACGCTAATTTTGTCTTGCTCTACTCAAGAGAAAGTAGGTTACGTCAACCCTGTAAAACTCATGCAGGAGTACCACGCTGCTACTGCGCAGCAACAGGTATTCCAAGCCAAAGCGAAAGTGTGGCAGCAGCGCATTGACTCCCTCAAAACGGAGTTGGATGCCCTGCCTGCGGATGGTTCGGCTAAACGGGCCTACAGAGAGCAGGAGCTACTGCGGTATCGGGATGCCATTCAGCAGCAGGCCCAGCAGGAAGATCAGCGGCTGGCTAAAGGAGTTATGGAGGAAGTCAACGCCTACATCAAGCAGTACGGCAAGGAAAAAGGCTACCGCTTCATCCTGGGGGCTACCAACCAGGGCAACATCGTGTACGCTGCGGAAGGGACCGACCTGACGGATGAAATCCTGGAGGGACTCAACAAGCAGTACGACGCGCTCCATCCCCAGAAGCCCTAAGCTCTGATGCGCTTTCTTCGCTACCTCGTTTCGAATACTGCCATTGCGTGCGGCCTAGCCGGCGGGCTGTTGCTGGCCGGTTGCTCCCAGCCGCTGGATGAGCCAGCCTACAGGGCCTACCTCCTGGACCCTGAGCACGGGCTTACCCAGCAAACAACAGCAGGTGCCGCCACTGTTACCTGCACCTACCGCCCCACGGAACTGCTGGTGGCCCAGGAACTGCACAGTAGCGAGTTGCCGGCTACCACTCAGGTGTTGGATTCGTTGCGGCGCGCCTACGCGGGCAAGACCTACATTGCCCTCGACCTATCCCTAGGGGGCACTGAAATCGAAAACCAATTCGTCAACGACAAAACCCGCTTCACCCAGGCCGTCACCTACCTCAACACGGGTATTGCGGCCGATGTATTGCTCACGGGGCCGGGCCAACAGCCTGTGGCAGCCGTGGCGGCCAGCTACCCGCGCCAGTACGGAAACACGGGGCGCTCCAGCCTGCTGCTGGTATTCGATACGCACACCTGGGATATACGGCAGGGCTTTGAACTCACTTTCCGCGACCAGTACTTCGGTCTGGGCAGCCCACGCTTCGTGTTTAAAGCTGACGATGTAGCCGCCCTTCCTGTTCTAAAATACAACTAAGCCCTGTCCTTTTTCGACTCAACTTCTACTTCATTCAGCATATGTTATTTCGGAATCGCCGCGTGGCGCGGGTCCTGGCCTGTTTTCTATTGCTCGAAACCCTGGGCAATATTGCCCTGCCCACAGTGAGCTGGGCAATGTCTGGCCCTAGCCAGCCAGAGTTTAGCGCTTACCAGAGTGCGGGTGGCACCGATATGGTTAACCTGAGTACCGGCGACATGAGTTACAGTATTCCGGTACTCGACGTTCCCGGGCCCGAGCGTAGTGTTTCACTGCCGTTGAGCTATCAAGCGGGTATTCAGCTTGAACAGGAAGCGTCGTGGGTTGGGTTGGGCTGGTCGCTAAACCCGGGCGCCATCAACCGTACCGTCAATGGCTATGCTGATGACGCTATGGGAGAGCCGGTGCAAACCAGCTTTTACAAGAAGATTGCTGACGGAGATGAGCATTGGGTTATCTGGGGAATTTGGCGGGATAAAAACAACTCCATTGATGGGCGGGGCGGCTCGGTTGACTTGCTGGGCATTGCCAGCATCAATTGGGGCAAAGATGGTATTGGTGGTGATATAATCGGTATTGGGTATCAACCCGGGCAAGGAATTGGGGTCAATCCCGTTCGAATGGCTTTGGCGGTAGCCTCTATTGCATCTGCCGGTAGCGCTGTTGCCACTGCAGAGGCTACTAGCGCTTTTTCCGTGGCAGCTGGGGGCTCTTTTGGTGGCCAGGTAGCAGCTAAAGTGGGCATTAGTGGTATAATCAGTAATGCCATAGGTGCAGGCGTAGGTATTGGCATTAGCTCCCTAGGACTCGGGCGGCAAGGCGGAGTTGCGGGTTTTAATAACGAACCTACCCAGCAGGAATACTCCGACTGGGCAGAACAGTGGTGGCGCGTTTTCTATAATAATAGAACGACCGAAAATGCCTATGGCTCGCTCTACTTCGGGAAAATGAGCCAGCAAGTCCTCTCTGGTACAGACCCTGCCCCGGGCAGCAGAGCCCCAGAGTTTGGCTGCTCGCGCGACTGTGCTAGCAGTGGTTATTTCTCCTACGAAACCGCCGCCGACATTCACCAATTTGGGGATATGAAATACGGCGACTACTACGCCAGTAGCTTGCGGCCAGTAAGTATTGCCCATGACAACTTCCAGGTACAAGGTGAGGGAGTATCAGGAGGAATGCGGCCATATCGCCTAGACGTGGGGAGTGTGGCGTATCCCAAGTTGGGGAGAAGCGAATGCACCAAGCACAAGAAGTACATGGTGGTTCCTTTCCAGGATAATTACAAAGTCGGGTTTCGCTACGAAAACGACTTGTCAAACACCTATAACTATCATAAGAACGATCCTAACAACGGTAACAGCGGCACGGGTTTAGAGATGAATGCAGCGAGCAATGCCGTTATTATTTCTGATCCTCGCTTATCGAACCCCACTGAGCGCATCGAGCCAACCCGGAAAGGTCTTACGGAAGTCAGCGCGGCCGTGCGCAAACTAGTGCACGGCAAACACGTGGTGTGGTATAGCAACGCCGAGATACAGGCTATGGCCACTTTGCCCTTTCAGGGCTATACCAATGGCTTTGTAAACTTTGAGCAGCCGATTGCTACAAACAAGTTCGCAAAATTAATCAAAGACACCTTCCGGTATGGATTGCCCCCAAATGGTATCGGTGCTTTCGCCGTAACGGCTGAAGATGGAACGACTTATCATTACTCGCTGCCGATGTACGAGTATAAAACCTACAGCGAAGGCAATGAGGTGCGAGTGACCATGGGAGAGGCTGGCAAATCGATTAAGATAGAAGGAATGCCTTCGGATAATAATCCCCACGGGGGCTATGCTACTACGTGGTTGCTCACCGCGGTAACCTCGTCGGATTATATCGACCGTAATAATTCCGGTACCGTGGATGAAGGCGACTGGGGAGGCTGGGTGAAGTATAGCTACGGCAAGTTCTCATCCCACTACAAATGGCGGCAGCCCTACATCGGTACTTCCTACTCCGATGAAGTTACCCCGATAGATTACGAAGGATTTACGGAAGGCTATAAGGAAACGTATTACCTCAACTCCATTAGCACCCGCACGCACACCGCTCTATTTGTGAAAAGCATCCGGGAAGATGCCAGAGGCCACTTCTCTAATACCTGGACTCAGCCCAATAACTATAACCAAGTCTCTCACTTGGGCATAGATGAGCGGATGCCTGCTTCCTCCCTGCGCTTAGATGAAATTGTTCTGCTGGACAATGCCACACTAAAGCGGCTACAAACCGTAAATGGCATTTCTGTACCGAATGATGCGAATACGATACCTGCCTTAAGCAACAATACCAATAATAACGCAACGGCTAATTCCTGCAATTGTGGTGATGACATGACGCAGGTATTGGACGCGCAGGATATTAATGCCGACGTCCGCATTAAAGAGTACCTGGAGGCAAATGCCATCAAACGAGTTCGGTTCAATTATACCTACGAACTATGCGTAGGCACCCCTAACTCTTTTCAGTACCAGCCTACTTTTGGCTGGAGCTTACCACCTATGACGGAAGCTCAGGCTTCGGAGGGTAGAGGGGGCAAACTCACGCTTAAAAGTCTCTCCTTTTTCGGGCCTGCTATTAACAGGGTCCCTACTAAGATTATCCCGGATTTTAAATTTGGGTATGATAATGAGGCCTATACCGTTGCGGAAACCAACCCTGCTTACGGAAAGGAGAAATGGGATGGATTCGGCATGTATAATCCTGCTGGAGCACACAATACCACTAGTCATAAGCCCTCTGCATCAGGATACGGGGCTCCTTGGTCGCTTACGCGGATAACTTCTCCCTTGGGTGGCGTTGTTGAAATTGCTTATGAGCGGGATACCTACGCACACGTGTCAGAGTTTAGTACTGTTAAATTCGAATTTTCTAATAGAGACTGTTCTACATTATTGACAGTGAGCGCCGCCAGCATGGCTGGTCTTGCTGGCGACCTTACCCATTATTTAAAAAAAGGTGATAAAATAAAAGTAACCGGGGCCGCGTATTATACTTCCTATTGTGAGGAATTGGTGGAGTATCCCAGTGGTCCTCAAATAGAGAATGTTCCCCGCCCTTGTAATGATGAATACAAGGACCGTGAGGTGACCATTCAAGAAGTTACAGGGAATACGATTGAATTGATACCGGAAGATGCTCCGGTGCCCGGTGAAAAACCGAATGCCACTTGTTCGGATATAGAGGCCTCAGGTGTAGGAGTAAGTGCGCTGGTTGCAGTTAATCGGCCTGGTGGCGACATACGCGTAGCATCCGTTACAACCCGGGATGA
Proteins encoded in this region:
- a CDS encoding LamG-like jellyroll fold domain-containing protein codes for the protein MPKPLLIRQWLLATRILSVLLLSYFSLEAKAQGNVPDAVEVEALRDFYLATDGDHWTNHTGWPSSSEWNDPKRPAFTSLDFKNWYGINVTWGDVYYLSLPSNNLVGQLPASLTDLTSIWNLQLSGNALTGSLPDNLERFQGIAYFDLSNNQFSGSIPASIGQMSPAYGIKINNNQLSGTIPASIENLKECATLDVSYNKLRGTIPIAIGSMSQLTYCYLSHNQFSGVVPEQVFNASFLSTFDASDNFLEGELPSKITSLKHINALRFSRNKLTGIPNWQAAGVTRVPGIDVNENYLDFGAIEPNFSGPKQPVPYPFSYFFQINPTPPEAVIFSQGETLTSSQPMGGERNHYQWQKLVNEGLATEEWQDLVHPDSPTLSIAHAGAANEGSYRARITNDWVKHDFTSLNMVLYTRIVKATMVTSLSWCPPLVIKASSDVRIAAGASTTLQATVTVAGNALQFDGIKDQVNFPQPASEGVNTFTVEAWVLPTAVHEVDAQQSSGTSGATGQRYLLHPVDGAAQWGANHAGLGISVGTNGISIYARSGAETPALLVWESPTPLTAWTHLAVVCNQGTPSLYVNGKLAATGLASLKQLHLSPVLGGGDYGYYSGRVDELRWWNVALAPVQISTGYSQLLQQATEGLVGYYRFDESAGTVVSDLVGKASVGSFSAASLPQWVASAVPFATPAIRWSPATSLSAATGTRVTARPTSTTSYIASASVGQNCAEAQAGLVVQVVPVDDMPPANADPDLTKNWSLVRSFSGEDQLIGETKHFADGLGRGTQAQVKSLSQGHVLATQTVYSSDGKPVLSTLAAPTFNQEFKFKNGFLQPASSTTDYNYANFETDPNSPSAVAATSKGTVGYYYGPANELEPQTATTQYPFSLQQEYSGPLGGVKRSAGPGDAFRIGSGHELRSRSFPLLNELEHYLSLRPHFVDATSATTALYNHGVKQVSVNPDGIESIAFADQDGKLLASCLSGKDYPGLTLRFALDANTQNTNGLPPYQDIHIPAAGDAVVTVGGTGSIQIIDLVTEAVTTYPTGTATALPASISLVPGFYRVVSISGQQQLSYLAHYGDFSYSYYDNAGRGVASVASRGVVLASTAYPSFVTRNTYSGAGTLLSTESTDEGRTEYVYARDGRIRFSQSAVQHDKGRFSYSNYDELGRVVESGEYTMSADGLAGFVFESQLTETPRTNSVLTLLEDRTRTGGLDVGRCQQRNEIWYDLADETLAGPAQEFVLGAVAKTRNETNVTWYSYDELGRITRMVQQAGGLGKKTVEYTYDFTGNVLKVAYQKEQPDAFYHYYEYDKDQRLNRVYTSRNDLTRTLQAQYYYYLHGSLKRVELAGRLQGIDYAYTVQGWLKSINNVEKRLDPGQDNLKANGVLKDLFGLRLDYFNGDYSSRQLTAPNLATPANSSNIRYDGTVRASTWQTAAAPTIHGYTYAYDAKGQLLQSTYGQLAANTLSQLPQFAEGNLSYDAHGNIERLVRTNDKGTVSDNFKYQYLAGTNKLQAVNTPEGAKVLSYDYDLNGQMKWEAEEGKGTKYMRYDVTGKVSGVYRNADLTNPIATYAYDDRGFRNSKVAYNASGVVQNTTYYVTDAAGNVLSVYEQAPGKELQLAEIPLYGSSRLGTITRLDDEAGTLEPRYELNDQLGNARVVFRKPTSTKYLATVNANLATEEEKDFENLPATRYADIARAYDGAHVAALFTPGQGPKKTLTVEKGDTITFSAQALYYSPTGGRASATASNGLRIMPLITSGATLAPLPGQSTTPGTERSSTKPSFLSRLSFGISLTMFGGKEQPLPNSTTGAPEILIRYRFYNSNNELKAQGVEPFSGSPEAWQKLELGFRAPEAGRIELTTENIGLDYTCYFDHIEVDHTNSTIVQEQHQYAFGSPLTGLNYVVGNKRYRHGYQGQYAEQDEETGYDSFELRLYNSRIGRWTAPDPYGQFFSPYVGMGNDPINSVDTNGGFSGPGDPSHIVGNLLGEVHVTHYASMAPNIVSAMQGSVSAWMATQPPTTLPAYVTAPTSGWAPGTWPPRPAGMSPDGIEPVFWEHNFMPGPPIGRLAERGLSLGVAALERAALRRASRALVPMAEETFEQALFKGVEYIGKVEVYGTKGLVGETFNRNIFYLKSAQPSFGGVRSLLGAMEKEAVEAGAKKISIYGASVINSKIINPKLAAALGYTLEESGQGVILQKVLKP
- a CDS encoding OmpH family outer membrane protein; amino-acid sequence: MSCSTQEKVGYVNPVKLMQEYHAATAQQQVFQAKAKVWQQRIDSLKTELDALPADGSAKRAYREQELLRYRDAIQQQAQQEDQRLAKGVMEEVNAYIKQYGKEKGYRFILGATNQGNIVYAAEGTDLTDEILEGLNKQYDALHPQKP